From the Deinococcus gobiensis I-0 genome, the window GGCCCGACTGCTCAACCTGAGCCTGCACGACCCGCACGTCGCCCTGCACCTCGACGCGCGCCAGGCCAACCTGATGCTGATGCAGGGGGACTACGGCGGATACGCGGCCCTGCTGGGCGACCTGGCGGGCCGCGCGCGCGAGGTCCAAGACAGCCAGATCGTCGAGTACGCCCTGAGCCGTCTCGCCGACCACCAGAGCCGTGTCGGCGAGCATGTGCAGGCGGTGCGCACCATGGGGCAGCTCCGCACGCAGGTGCGCGACCTGTCGCTGCACAGCCGCCTGGTGCTCGCCATGATGACGCTGCGGCGCGGCGACGTGCCCAGCGCCCTGCGGCTGCAACTCGAAGTCCGGCGCGCCGCCCTGGAACAAGGTTCGGTGTTGCAGGCCACGCGGGCGCTGCTGCTGGCGGCCTACAGCGCCTATACCATGCACGACCTGCCGCGCTGCGCCGAACTGCTGTCCGAGGCGCTGCTGGAACTCGCCGGACAGCCCCGGCCGCAGTCTTGGGCCACCATCGGCCCGGAACTGCGCGAGCTGGAGGAGATGCTGGCCTACGCGCGCCTGCAGCCCAACCTCTCACCGCTGCTCCAGGCCGCCCTGGAAGACGCCTCGTACCTGGGAGGCAGCCTGCGCGAGGACCTGTTCACGGCCGGGATGCGCCTGGAGATCATGACGCTGGGCCAGGAGCTCGCGCTGCGCGACGGCGTGCCCTGCGCCATGCGCGCGCGCGGCAGCGTGGCGGTGCTGTGCTACCTCGCCCTGCACCCGCGCAGCACCCGCCAGGAGGTCATCACGGCGCTGTGGCCCGAACGTGAACCCAAGAAGGCCGCCAACTATTTCCGGCAGTGCGTCGCGGATATCCGGGAGAACGTGGGGGCCGACGTGATCCTCGTGGGCGGGGCGCATCAGGCCCCCGAATACCGCCTGAGCGGCAAGGCCAGCGTGACCCTCGACAGCCAGCGCGTGTTGCAGCTCGTGGCGGGGGGACAGATTCCCGCCGCCGTGGCGGCCTACAAGGGCGACTTTCTGCCGGGCCTGGAAGACAGCGAATGGGCCGACGAACAGCGCCTGCTCCTGCGCGGCAGCCTCGCGTCGGCCCTGCGCGCCGAACTGCGGGCCGCGCAGCTCGCGGGCGAGAAACGCCGCGTGGTGTTGCTGGCGAGCGCGGTCCTCAACATCGACCCCGACGATTTCGACACCGAGGAGCTGCGGCTGTCGGTGGCCCGCGAGGTGTCCGGCCCCGCCGAACTCGCCCGCTTCGAGGCCGAGCGCCACCGCCGCATGAACTGACAGGCCGCTGGGCCAGGGCCACCGCACGGGGCCGCGCTAGACCCCGCCCTCCCCCACCAGCGTCACGACTCCGGCAGGGGCACGCTCGCCCAGCCGCAGCAAGAAGCCTGCACCGGGGCGGTAGGCCAGCGCGCCGTCCACGCCCACGGCCCGCCCGCCCGCATACAGCACCGGGGCGTTCCCGAGGTCACCGGGCGGCTCGTCGCCCAGCAGCGCCTCCCACAGCAGCGGGACCGGGGTATGCCCGTGTACCAGGCACTCGCCCCCGAACTGCGCGAGCAGCGCCCCTGCACGGGCCTCGCCGCCCGGCGCGGCGAATTGCAGGCGCTCGACGAAGGCGTTCGAGAAGGACGTCCAGGTCGCCGGGTCCAGCCCCGACAGGCGGCGGCGCACCTCCGCGTTCGCCGTGTCCAGATCCGGTCCCAGCGCCGCATAGAAGGCCGCGTCGGCGTGCAGCAGCAGCCAGCGCCCCCGCCGGGCCAGGGCGGGCCGCGCCGCGAGCCAGTCGAGGTCGTCCGGGGTCAGGGCCGCCAGATCGTGCGGTTGGCCCCCGTTGCCCTCCCAGTGCAGCGCGAAGCCCAGGCGGTCGCGCGGGTCGCCGTCCCGGAAGCGCGCCGCCGCCAGGAACATCACCTCGTGGTTGCCCAGCAGCGCCGTGACCCGCCCGCCCTGGGCGGGGGCCTGGGCCTCCAGCGCCCGCACCAGCCGCACCACGCCCGCGCCGTCCGGTCCGCGGTCGAGATAATCGCCCAGGAACACCAGTTCGGCGTCGCCGCCGGCCCAGGTGCCCGCCGTGCCCAGCAGCCCCGCGCGTTCCAGCAGGCGGCGCAGGGGTTCCAGGGCACCGTGGACATCGCCCATCACCCACAGGGCGCGGGCGGGCGCTTCAGTCACGGTCCGGGTCGGGGTCTTCGTCGGGG encodes:
- a CDS encoding metallophosphoesterase — translated: MTEAPARALWVMGDVHGALEPLRRLLERAGLLGTAGTWAGGDAELVFLGDYLDRGPDGAGVVRLVRALEAQAPAQGGRVTALLGNHEVMFLAAARFRDGDPRDRLGFALHWEGNGGQPHDLAALTPDDLDWLAARPALARRGRWLLLHADAAFYAALGPDLDTANAEVRRRLSGLDPATWTSFSNAFVERLQFAAPGGEARAGALLAQFGGECLVHGHTPVPLLWEALLGDEPPGDLGNAPVLYAGGRAVGVDGALAYRPGAGFLLRLGERAPAGVVTLVGEGGV